One genomic region from Drosophila subpulchrella strain 33 F10 #4 breed RU33 chromosome 2R, RU_Dsub_v1.1 Primary Assembly, whole genome shotgun sequence encodes:
- the LOC119550700 gene encoding semaphorin-2A isoform X1: MPLLQLSPLIALLLLLSCSVSETAADYENTWNFYYERPCCTGNDQGNNNYGKHGADHVREFNCGKLYYRTFHMNEDRDTLYVGAMDRVFRVNLQNISSSNCNRDVINLEPTRDDVVSCVSKGKSQIFDCKNHVRVIQSMEQGDRLYVCGTNAHNPKDYVIYANLTHLPRSEYVIGVGLGIAKCPYDPLDNSTAIYVEDGNPGGLPGLYSGTNAEFTKADTVIFRTDLYNTSAKRLEYKFKRTLKYDSKWLDKPNFVGSFDIGEYVYFFFRETAVEYINCGKAVYSRIARVCKKDVGGKNLLAHNWATYLKARLNCSISGEFPFYFNEIQSVYQLPSDKSRFFATFTTSTNGLIGSAVCSFHINEIQAAFNGKFKEQSSSNSAWLPVLNSRVPEPRPGTCVNDTSNLPDTVLNFIRSHPLMDKAVNHEHNNPVYYKRDLVFTKLVVDKIRIDILNQEYIVYYVGTNLGRIYKIVQYYRNGESLSKLLDIFEVAPNEAIQVMEISQTRKSLYIGTDHRIKQIDLAMCNRRYDNCFRCVRDPYCGWDKEANTCRPYELDLLQDVANETSDICDSSVLKKKIVVTYGQSVHLGCFVKIPEVLKNEQVTWYHHSKDKGRYEIRYSPTKYIETTERGLVVVSVNEADGGRYDCHLGGSLLCSYNITVDAHRCTPPNKSNDYQKIYSDWCHEFEKYKTAMKSWEKKQAQCSTRQNFSSNQHPNEIFRKPNV, translated from the exons ATCATGTAAGGGAGTTCAACTGCGGAAAGCTGTATTATCGCACATTCCATATGAACGAGGATCGGGATACACTCTATGTGGGAGCTAT GGATCGTGTATTCCGTGTGAACCTGCAGAACATCTCCTCGTCCAATTGTAAT CGCGATGTGATCAACTTGGAGCCCACACGCGATGATGTGGTTAGCTGTGTTTCCAAAGGAAAAAGTCAG atCTTCGATTGCAAGAACCATGTGCGTGTCATCCAGTCAATGGAGCAGGGCGATAGGCTCTATGTGTGCGGCaccaacgcccacaatcccAAGGATTATGTTATCTAT GCGAATCTGACTCACCTGCCGCGCTCGGAATATGTGATTGGCGTGGGCCTGGGCATTGCCAAGTGCCCCTACGATCCCCTCGACAACTCCACAGCGATTTATGTGGAGGACGGCAATCCGGGTGGCTTGCCCGGCCTG TACTCTGGCACCAATGCCGAGTTCACCAAGGCGGACACGGTTATTTTCCGCACTGATCTGTATAATACTTCGGCTAAACGGTTGGAGTATAAATTCAAGAGGACCCTGAAATACGACTCCAAGTGGTTGGACA AACCAAACTTCGTAGGATCCTTCGACATTGGGGAGTACGTGTACTTCTTCTTCCGTGAGACTGCCGTGGAATATATCAATTGTGGCAAGGCCGTCTATTCCCGTATTGCCCGTGTTTGCAAGAAGGATGTGGGTGGAAAGAACCTGCTGGCCCACAACTGGGCCACCTACCTGAAGGCCCGGCTCAACTGCAGCATCTCCGGCGAGTTCCCGTTCTACTTCAACGAGATCCAATCGGTCTACCAGCTGCCCTCCGATAAGAGCAGATTCTTCGCCACATTCACGACGAGCACTAATGGCCTGATTGGATCTGCCGTATGCAGTTTCCACATTAACGAGATTCAGGCTGCCTTCAATG GTAAATTCAAGGAGCAATCTTCATCGAATTCCGCATGGCTGCCGGTGCTTAACTCCCGGGTCCCGGAACCACGGCCGGGTACATGTGTCAACGATACATCAAACCTTCCCGATACCGTCCTGAATTTCATCAGATCCCATCCACTTATGGACAAAGCCGTAAATCACGAGCACAACAATCCAGTCTATTATAAGAGGGATTTGGTCTTCACCAAGCTCGTCGTTGACAA aatccgcaTTGACATCCTCAATCAGGAATACATTGTGTACTATGTGGGCACCAATCTGGGTCGCATTTACAAAATCGTGCAGTACTACCGCAACGGCGAGTCGCTGTCCAAGCTGCTGGATATCTTTGAGGTGGCACCAAACGAGGCCATCCAAGTGATGGAAATCAGCCAGACACGTAAGAGCCTCTACATTGGCACCGATCATCGCATCAAGCAAATCGACCTGGCCATGTGCAATCGCCGTTACGACAACTGCTTCCGCTGCGTCCGTGATCCCTACTGCGGCTGGGATAAGGAGGCCAATACGTGCCGACCATACGAGCTGGATTTACTGCAG GATGTGGCCAACGAGACGAGTGACATTTGCGATTCGAGTGTGCTCAAAAAGAAGATTGTGGTCACCTATGGGCAGAGTGTGCACCTGggttgttttgtcaaaatacccGAAGTGCTGAAGAACGAGCAAGTGACCTGGTATCATCACTCCAAGGACAAGGGACG CTACGAGATTCGATACTCGCCGACTAAATACATTGAAACCACTGAACGTGGACTGGTTGTGGTTTCTGTGAACGAAGCTGATGGCGGTCGATACGATTGCCATTTGGGAGGTTCGCTTTTGTGCAGCTACAACATCACGGTGGATGCCCATAG GTGCACTCCGCCAAACAAAAGTAATGACTATCAGAAAATCTACTCGGACTGGTGCCACGAGTTCGAGAAGTACAAAACAGCAATGAAGTCCTGGGAAAAGAAGCAAGCG CAATGCTCGACACGGCAGAACTTTAGCAGCAATCAGCATCCGAATGAGATTTTCCGCAAGCCCAATGTCTGA
- the LOC119550700 gene encoding semaphorin-2A isoform X2 has product MSRVQWLLLGSCLMLISQIQAVTEELSPDHVREFNCGKLYYRTFHMNEDRDTLYVGAMDRVFRVNLQNISSSNCNRDVINLEPTRDDVVSCVSKGKSQIFDCKNHVRVIQSMEQGDRLYVCGTNAHNPKDYVIYANLTHLPRSEYVIGVGLGIAKCPYDPLDNSTAIYVEDGNPGGLPGLYSGTNAEFTKADTVIFRTDLYNTSAKRLEYKFKRTLKYDSKWLDKPNFVGSFDIGEYVYFFFRETAVEYINCGKAVYSRIARVCKKDVGGKNLLAHNWATYLKARLNCSISGEFPFYFNEIQSVYQLPSDKSRFFATFTTSTNGLIGSAVCSFHINEIQAAFNGKFKEQSSSNSAWLPVLNSRVPEPRPGTCVNDTSNLPDTVLNFIRSHPLMDKAVNHEHNNPVYYKRDLVFTKLVVDKIRIDILNQEYIVYYVGTNLGRIYKIVQYYRNGESLSKLLDIFEVAPNEAIQVMEISQTRKSLYIGTDHRIKQIDLAMCNRRYDNCFRCVRDPYCGWDKEANTCRPYELDLLQDVANETSDICDSSVLKKKIVVTYGQSVHLGCFVKIPEVLKNEQVTWYHHSKDKGRYEIRYSPTKYIETTERGLVVVSVNEADGGRYDCHLGGSLLCSYNITVDAHRCTPPNKSNDYQKIYSDWCHEFEKYKTAMKSWEKKQAQCSTRQNFSSNQHPNEIFRKPNV; this is encoded by the exons ATCATGTAAGGGAGTTCAACTGCGGAAAGCTGTATTATCGCACATTCCATATGAACGAGGATCGGGATACACTCTATGTGGGAGCTAT GGATCGTGTATTCCGTGTGAACCTGCAGAACATCTCCTCGTCCAATTGTAAT CGCGATGTGATCAACTTGGAGCCCACACGCGATGATGTGGTTAGCTGTGTTTCCAAAGGAAAAAGTCAG atCTTCGATTGCAAGAACCATGTGCGTGTCATCCAGTCAATGGAGCAGGGCGATAGGCTCTATGTGTGCGGCaccaacgcccacaatcccAAGGATTATGTTATCTAT GCGAATCTGACTCACCTGCCGCGCTCGGAATATGTGATTGGCGTGGGCCTGGGCATTGCCAAGTGCCCCTACGATCCCCTCGACAACTCCACAGCGATTTATGTGGAGGACGGCAATCCGGGTGGCTTGCCCGGCCTG TACTCTGGCACCAATGCCGAGTTCACCAAGGCGGACACGGTTATTTTCCGCACTGATCTGTATAATACTTCGGCTAAACGGTTGGAGTATAAATTCAAGAGGACCCTGAAATACGACTCCAAGTGGTTGGACA AACCAAACTTCGTAGGATCCTTCGACATTGGGGAGTACGTGTACTTCTTCTTCCGTGAGACTGCCGTGGAATATATCAATTGTGGCAAGGCCGTCTATTCCCGTATTGCCCGTGTTTGCAAGAAGGATGTGGGTGGAAAGAACCTGCTGGCCCACAACTGGGCCACCTACCTGAAGGCCCGGCTCAACTGCAGCATCTCCGGCGAGTTCCCGTTCTACTTCAACGAGATCCAATCGGTCTACCAGCTGCCCTCCGATAAGAGCAGATTCTTCGCCACATTCACGACGAGCACTAATGGCCTGATTGGATCTGCCGTATGCAGTTTCCACATTAACGAGATTCAGGCTGCCTTCAATG GTAAATTCAAGGAGCAATCTTCATCGAATTCCGCATGGCTGCCGGTGCTTAACTCCCGGGTCCCGGAACCACGGCCGGGTACATGTGTCAACGATACATCAAACCTTCCCGATACCGTCCTGAATTTCATCAGATCCCATCCACTTATGGACAAAGCCGTAAATCACGAGCACAACAATCCAGTCTATTATAAGAGGGATTTGGTCTTCACCAAGCTCGTCGTTGACAA aatccgcaTTGACATCCTCAATCAGGAATACATTGTGTACTATGTGGGCACCAATCTGGGTCGCATTTACAAAATCGTGCAGTACTACCGCAACGGCGAGTCGCTGTCCAAGCTGCTGGATATCTTTGAGGTGGCACCAAACGAGGCCATCCAAGTGATGGAAATCAGCCAGACACGTAAGAGCCTCTACATTGGCACCGATCATCGCATCAAGCAAATCGACCTGGCCATGTGCAATCGCCGTTACGACAACTGCTTCCGCTGCGTCCGTGATCCCTACTGCGGCTGGGATAAGGAGGCCAATACGTGCCGACCATACGAGCTGGATTTACTGCAG GATGTGGCCAACGAGACGAGTGACATTTGCGATTCGAGTGTGCTCAAAAAGAAGATTGTGGTCACCTATGGGCAGAGTGTGCACCTGggttgttttgtcaaaatacccGAAGTGCTGAAGAACGAGCAAGTGACCTGGTATCATCACTCCAAGGACAAGGGACG CTACGAGATTCGATACTCGCCGACTAAATACATTGAAACCACTGAACGTGGACTGGTTGTGGTTTCTGTGAACGAAGCTGATGGCGGTCGATACGATTGCCATTTGGGAGGTTCGCTTTTGTGCAGCTACAACATCACGGTGGATGCCCATAG GTGCACTCCGCCAAACAAAAGTAATGACTATCAGAAAATCTACTCGGACTGGTGCCACGAGTTCGAGAAGTACAAAACAGCAATGAAGTCCTGGGAAAAGAAGCAAGCG CAATGCTCGACACGGCAGAACTTTAGCAGCAATCAGCATCCGAATGAGATTTTCCGCAAGCCCAATGTCTGA
- the LOC119550226 gene encoding cytosol aminopeptidase: MPSYKDMSLVRAGLRLMGSRSDFGKSVMPLYRSYATCKKPKGVVVGVYSKDGDKPPKTTANAVSLDDALGGKLLTLIRERGMDGSVGKGLLFSGFEGEFQAVAVVGVGSQGASYNENEELDEGMENVRVAAGTGARALQLQGMYEVHVDAMEYPEQAAEGAALAVWRYNANKRKKNRIMTPKLDMYGKGDRDAWVRGLFKAESQNLARRLSDTPANMMTPSIFAQAAVDALCPCGVSVEVRSMDWIEDMNLNSFLMIAKGSCEPPLLLECSYCGTSPEDRPVLLLGQGLTFHSGGLCLKPKKGMDKYRGAMAGAAVCVGVLRAAAALSLPMNITAVMPLCEHMPSGMAVKCGDVVTLLNGTTMGIKNVDKAPVVQLADPLLYAQATFKPKLVIDIGTVAMGVNYAVGGGASGLWTTSKSVWQNFRKSGGLTGDRIWRFPLFKYYKQIVNKNITYDLCNTGRGPASSCLAAAILHSLVPCVDWAHLDIRGTGMTTKINPRPYLLKDSMTGRPTRTVIQFMYQMACSGQ, from the coding sequence ATGCCGTCGTATAAGGATATGTCTTTGGTGCGAGCTGGTCTGCGGTTGATGGGAAGTCGCAGTGATTTCGGGAAGTCGGTGATGCCTCTATATCGCAGCTATGCCACCTGCAAGAAACCCAAGGGCGTGGTGGTGGGCGTCTACTCCAAGGATGGCGACAAGCCACCCAAGACCACTGCAAATGCCGTATCCCTGGATGATGCCCTCGGTGGCAAACTGTTGACCCTGATCCGTGAGCGTGGAATGGACGGTTCGGTTGGCAAGGGATTGCTATTCAGCGGCTTTGAGGGCGAATTCCAGGCGGTGGCCGTCGTCGGAGTTGGCAGCCAAGGTGCCTCCTACAACGAGAACGAGGAGCTGGATGAGGGCATGGAGAATGTGCGAGTGGCGGCGGGCACTGGAGCCCGGGCCCTGCAGCTCCAGGGGATGTACGAGGTGCATGTGGACGCCATGGAGTATCCGGAGCAGGCGGCCGAGGGTGCTGCCCTGGCCGTCTGGCGTTACAATGCCAACAAGAGGAAGAAGAACCGCATCATGACGCCCAAGCTGGATATGTACGGCAAGGGCGATCGGGATGCCTGGGTGCGGGGTCTCTTCAAGGCCGAATCCCAGAATTTGGCCAGACGTTTGTCAGACACTCCTGCGAATATGATGACCCCCTCTATTTTCGCCCAGGCTGCCGTGGATGCCTTGTGTCCCTGTGGAGTCTCTGTGGAGGTTCGCTCTATGGATTGGATTGAGGATATGAACCTTAACTCCTTCCTGATGATCGCCAAGGGTTCGTGTGAGCCTCCCCTGCTGCTGGAGTGCAGCTATTGCGGCACCTCGCCCGAGGATCGTCCTGTCCTGCTCCTGGGTCAGGGTCTGACCTTCCACAGTGGCGGTCTGTGCCTGAAGCCCAAGAAGGGAATGGATAAGTACCGGGGAGCCATGGCTGGAGCTGCTGTTTGTGTGGGCGTCCTTCGGGCCGCCGCCGCCCTTTCGTTGCCCATGAACATCACGGCGGTGATGCCGCTGTGCGAACACATGCCCTCTGGCATGGCGGTCAAGTGCGGCGATGTGGTGACCCTGCTCAATGGCACCACCATGGGCATCAAGAATGTGGACAAGGCTCCGGTGGTGCAGCTGGCCGATCCCCTGCTCTATGCCCAGGCCACCTTCAAGCCCAAGCTGGTCATCGACATCGGAACCGTGGCCATGGGTGTCAACTATGCGGTGGGTGGAGGAGCCAGTGGCTTGTGGACAACCTCCAAGTCTGTGTGGCAGAACTTCAGGAAGTCTGGCGGTCTGACTGGTGATCGCATCTGGCGTTTCCCGCTGTTCAAGTACTACAAGCAGATCGTCAACAAGAACATCACCTATGACCTTTGCAACACGGGCAGGGGTCCTGCCAGCTCTTGCCTGGCTGCTGCCATCCTGCACTCCCTGGTTCCCTGCGTGGATTGGGCCCATCTGGACATCCGGGGCACTGGCATGACCACCAAGATCAACCCCAGGCCCTACCTGCTGAAGGACTCGATGACCGGACGTCCGACGCGCACTGTTATCCAGTTCATGTACCAGATGGCCTGTTCCGGCCAGTAG